The following is a genomic window from Meriones unguiculatus strain TT.TT164.6M chromosome 7, Bangor_MerUng_6.1, whole genome shotgun sequence.
GAGGGCATGTGCCCCCAAGAGAGTGTGTACTGTGAGAACAAGTGCGGTGCCCGAATGATGAGGCGACTGTTGGCCCAGCATGCCAGCTCAGAGTGCCCCAAGCGCACCCAGCCTTGTGCCTACTGCACCAAGGAGTTTGTTTTTGACACCATCCAGGTGAGGCCCTTACCGACCTGCAGGCTGTGAGACTGGGTAGCAGAGACTCAGGTTACTGACCACTCCTCTTCTGTCTCTGGTCCTAGAGCCACCAGTACCAGTGCCCACGGCTGCCTGTTCCCTGCCCCAACCAATGTGGTGTGGGCACCGTGGCTCGGGAGGACCTGCCTGGCCACCTGAGGGACAGCTGCAGCACCGCCTTAGTGCTCTGCCCTTTTAAAGAGTCCGGCTGCAAGCACAGGGTGAGACGCCCCTTCTTTCTCGCTCCCTTTAGCCCTGACAGAGGACCAGTTTGCTGGCACAGCTGAGGCCTTGATGGGTCCTGCTTCTTCCCAGCACCCTCTGCCATCAGCCTGTGGATTGGGTGCCTGCTACCCCTGCCTGCTTCTCCTCTTCCCTGGACCTTCCTCTTTTGGTAACTTtttccttcccctgtggccttggGTTTTGCCAACAGTGCCCTAAACTGGCAATGGCACGTCACGTGGAGGAGAGTGTAAAGCCGCATCTGGCTATGATGTGTGCCCTGGTGAGCCGTCAACGGCAAGAGCTGCAGGAGCTGCGGCGAGAGCTCGAGGAGCTCTCCGTAGGCAGCGACGGAGTGCTCATCTGGAAGATCGGCAGCTATGGGCGGCGTCTGCAGGAGGCCAAGGCCAAGCCTAACCTGGAGTGCTTCAGCCCAGCCTTCTACACACACAAGTACGGTTACAAGCTGCAGGTGTCTGCCTTCCTCAACGGCAACGGCAGTGGGGAGGGGACACACCTCTCCATCTACATCCGCGTGCTGCCAGGCGCCTTTGACAATCTCCTGGAGTGGCCCTTTGCCCGCCGGGTCACCTTCTCCTTGCTGGACCAGAGCGACCCAGGTCTAGCCAAGCCACAGCATGTCACTGAGACCTTCCACCCTGATCCAAACTGGAAAAACTTCCAGAAGCCTGGCACTTGGCGAGGCTCCCTGGATGAGAGCTCTCTGGGATTTGGCTACCCCAAATTCATCTCCCACCAGGACATCCGAAAGCGAAATTATGTGCGGGATGACGCCGTCTTCATCCGTGCCTCTGTGGAACTGCCCCGGAAGATCCTTAGCTGAGAGTGGAGCCTTTTGGGCTCAAgtagggagggaggtgggacagGATCTTGGACACTGGCTGAAACTGGATTGGGGCCGGACCCCCTTTCAGCTTCTTTTGCCTAGGTTGTTAatccactctctccctatcaccaccaccacctctaaCCCTCAGGTGCCTCCAATTGGTGCTTCAGCCCTGGCCCCTGTCGGGGGGCGGGAGCAGTCTCGGGGTTAAAGGGCTGCAAACAAGCAATCCCAGGGCCTGTCTCCTGGGCAGGGCAGACATGCCTTGGTACCACCCGAGTTCTACCTGGACTGAGGTGCCTGCTCAGGTGCTATGTCCCAAGAGCCATAGTAGGGGTGGGAGGTGCTGGGAAAGGGAGGAGTAGTTATGAGAGTCTGCCTTGAGATAACTTCTCTTTCCATTTACCCGGTGGTGCCCTCTctggttatttatttctttagtgcTAGGGGGGCACAGCAGGGGAACTCTGATTTTTAATAAATCCTGAATtgtatttattaactttattCCAGCCTGTCTCCTCCCCGGTTGGTTAGGGCTCTGGGAGGCTGGGCCCAACAGAAAAGGGGTGAACTACTTGGCTAGCAGCGGTACCTCTGGTGGACAGTCCGGGAACTGCAACAAGCCTTGAGTGGGCGTGTCAGTTGGCAGCTGCCCTCTGGTGGCTCGATGGATAGGTGCAGGCTGGCGTTTCCAGTCCATACCTCGCCAAAGACAGACGGTGCTCTGCGTAGGCAAGTCTGTGAATGTGCATACATGTGCGCAGGCCACAGGCCAGTGTCCTCTGTCTTCCCCAGTTACTctccctttttgagacaggatcagaAATCCTGGAGCTTACTGATTCCACAAGACTACGTGGCCACTGAGCTCCAAAGATCTTCCCTTGACTGATCGAGCAGCCTGTGCATTGCCAAATCGTTTTCTATGTGGAggtcatctttccagcctgagGCCTGTGGCTTTCAGTCAAGTGAAGTGTTTTTTACCATTAAAACGAATGGGCATTCGTGAAGAGTTTATGAGGCTGTGTGTGCTGACAGATGGAGAACTGGTGTTAGTCTACTCCAGGAGTAAAAGGCCTTCTGGATGCACAAAGCGCTTGGACTCCTTGCCTATCATTTTTTCAGACAGTTTTGAATGGCTGCCTCATGTCCATTGTAGCAGCTAAGAACAAGCAAACTGACTCCTTCAGCTGGTTTGGGGCAAGGCCTGGAATTCTGTAGGATTTCCCCTCCTGGTGCATGCCACAAACAACTCAGCTACATACCCCTGAATTCTCAGAAAGCATTCTGTAGGCATATGGCTCCCTCTAATTTTGGCAATAAATTTAGGCTTGCTTTTGGCAAGTTACTTAGCTATGTGGGGTTAACTACACTTAATGGTAAAATGAATTCTGCTCAACTACTGGTCTTGGAATGTGATGACAGGCGGCAGTTAACATGCAGTGCCTTTCTCTTAAGGCCTAGCACTGAGACCTGTCTGGGGACTGGTAGGGAAGGTCTATGGGTCACTTCTGAAGAGGGCAGTGTAAAGGGCCTTTGTCATGTGAGAAGAGACTGGATCGGGGCTGGTTAGCTCTTCATTAGCCAAGTACTTTCCCTCTATTTGTTTGGGGGGCCATGGGACCTTAGATAAGAAAGCCAAAAATGGTCCCAAATCAAAACAGCATGGCAGACACAACCTGAAAAGGAAGTAGCAGAGAAAACTTAGAGCTTTAGCAGACATGCTGTGGGCAGGGAATAAGTCTACTGTTCCAGTGCTTCAGAAACTATACAACTTGGATTAAAGCTGGCTTCTCTCTGCTGATAGACTGAATGGCCCTAACATCTTGCAGCTGACACAATCCGTGGCCTTGTAGCATGGGCCCATCCCTCATTCCAGCAGCAGTCCTAGCATA
Proteins encoded in this region:
- the Traf4 gene encoding TNF receptor-associated factor 4 isoform X1, which produces MPGFDYKFLEKPKRRLLCPLCGKPMREPVQVSTCGHRFCDTCLQEFLSEGVFKCPEDQLPLDYAKIYPDPELEVQVLGLPIRCIHSEEGCRWSGPLRHLQGHLNTCSFNVVPCPNRCPAKLSRRDLPAHLQHDCPKRRLKCEFCGCDFSGEAYESHEGMCPQESVYCENKCGARMMRRLLAQHASSECPKRTQPCAYCTKEFVFDTIQSHQYQCPRLPVPCPNQCGVGTVAREDLPGHLRDSCSTALVLCPFKESGCKHRCPKLAMARHVEESVKPHLAMMCALVSRQRQELQELRRELEELSVGSDGVLIWKIGSYGRRLQEAKAKPNLECFSPAFYTHKYGYKLQVSAFLNGNGSGEGTHLSIYIRVLPGAFDNLLEWPFARRVTFSLLDQSDPGLAKPQHVTETFHPDPNWKNFQKPGTWRGSLDESSLGFGYPKFISHQDIRKRNYVRDDAVFIRASVELPRKILS
- the Traf4 gene encoding TNF receptor-associated factor 4 isoform X2; protein product: MPRAFSPPGEGVFKCPEDQLPLDYAKIYPDPELEVQVLGLPIRCIHSEEGCRWSGPLRHLQGHLNTCSFNVVPCPNRCPAKLSRRDLPAHLQHDCPKRRLKCEFCGCDFSGEAYESHEGMCPQESVYCENKCGARMMRRLLAQHASSECPKRTQPCAYCTKEFVFDTIQSHQYQCPRLPVPCPNQCGVGTVAREDLPGHLRDSCSTALVLCPFKESGCKHRCPKLAMARHVEESVKPHLAMMCALVSRQRQELQELRRELEELSVGSDGVLIWKIGSYGRRLQEAKAKPNLECFSPAFYTHKYGYKLQVSAFLNGNGSGEGTHLSIYIRVLPGAFDNLLEWPFARRVTFSLLDQSDPGLAKPQHVTETFHPDPNWKNFQKPGTWRGSLDESSLGFGYPKFISHQDIRKRNYVRDDAVFIRASVELPRKILS